The Hyalangium gracile genome includes a window with the following:
- a CDS encoding DUF2381 family protein, with the protein MFRPIASPSVLASLLVGLTATAQAAAARSIVLTGQEGEAPLISVAPGTVTVLLLDAPLLRESVEVEGRARFAVLYVGDTIVTLSPTVALGPGERLALRVSYREGFPSSVVFLLTGQPGTVDEVVNVSRAQQPVEACRRELSATRERCEARSQELAALKARPPAVSPAAVVLAELVDKHGMRGKDFARACRNLSGELHVVACRGLGASRWSVVILEVSNTGKEPWAPGWAEVSPATGGERRRARAVLSGAAHVLPGATARVAVEVEMPARKPKQWLSELHALRVCSEDGLRCLAVTGVEL; encoded by the coding sequence GTGTTCCGACCCATTGCCTCGCCGTCCGTGCTCGCCTCTCTGCTGGTGGGGCTGACCGCTACCGCCCAGGCTGCGGCTGCTCGCTCCATTGTGCTCACGGGCCAGGAGGGCGAGGCCCCGTTGATCTCCGTGGCGCCGGGCACCGTCACGGTGCTCCTCCTGGACGCACCGCTGCTGCGGGAGTCCGTCGAGGTGGAGGGCCGCGCCCGGTTCGCGGTGCTGTACGTGGGGGACACCATCGTCACGCTCTCGCCCACGGTGGCGCTCGGGCCCGGCGAGCGTCTCGCGCTGCGCGTCAGCTACCGCGAGGGCTTCCCCTCGAGCGTCGTGTTCCTTCTCACCGGACAGCCAGGCACCGTGGATGAGGTGGTGAACGTCAGCCGCGCCCAGCAGCCCGTGGAGGCATGCCGCAGGGAGCTGTCCGCCACGCGCGAGCGGTGCGAGGCGCGGAGCCAGGAGCTGGCGGCGTTGAAGGCACGGCCCCCAGCGGTGAGCCCAGCCGCCGTGGTGCTCGCGGAGCTCGTGGATAAGCACGGCATGCGGGGGAAGGACTTCGCACGTGCGTGCCGCAACTTGAGCGGCGAACTTCACGTTGTCGCGTGCCGAGGGCTCGGGGCGTCGAGGTGGTCCGTCGTCATCCTCGAAGTGAGCAACACGGGCAAAGAGCCATGGGCGCCTGGGTGGGCCGAGGTGTCGCCCGCGACAGGAGGGGAGCGGCGCCGCGCTCGAGCGGTGCTCTCTGGGGCTGCCCACGTTCTTCCGGGCGCTACCGCGCGAGTGGCCGTGGAGGTGGAGATGCCCGCGAGGAAGCCGAAACAATGGCTGAGCGAGCTGCACGCGCTGCGAGTGTGCAGCGAGGACGGTCTCCGCTGTCTGGCTGTCACCGGAGTGGAGCTGTAG
- a CDS encoding serine/threonine protein kinase has protein sequence MSPLDLEPGERVDGWRIVRRIGRGGYAVVYEVEKDGQRFALKVACLTERINDPWQVDARARREVACLQQLRHPHVIRMWAHGRWPDPRSGFLYIVLDFVDGYTLERWVEQTHPTPHEVVVLFRKLFDALEHLHGHQVFHRDLSLRNILVSKDGEPVIIDFGAADYATADEVTDGPLPPCTPRNRSPEALRFWKAHQHDPEARYAFKATDDIFALGASLYDVLTDPTPTRDKRRPPLGGSVMAPPTPHRATQGRVPAELSAYAMTLIRLEPEDRPATAKDARRPLEEFARFEGQDWRGTPIHPVASQLPPEPVDAAPVPAPARELEGSQVPAASFAEGAVSPNSLRHAWPRRVLVGSLVSVVLAVAVAALVLHRPVPLAPAEKPTTRPSQLPSPLPTQKEASPSVTPPDTTPTLTRAVPPPPAEPKASGRRLSSKAQRCALLVFSLEWLGAGCAGVQTRPPPEDCPEGSTKAMEQELGWFLESINAPLINLDVTQPHPDQLGVERTEENLWAVYKDGPITGSLVETHGNAPAGTRVDGHLWTTGDRIYGRYVRARLPDGRTVPICLELTDGGDADTDVGFPKEKSSKPGHTVGSKIANSMAVERWR, from the coding sequence GTGAGTCCCTTGGACCTCGAGCCCGGCGAGCGTGTGGACGGCTGGCGCATCGTCCGGCGTATCGGTAGGGGCGGCTATGCCGTCGTCTACGAGGTGGAGAAGGACGGCCAGCGCTTCGCGCTCAAGGTGGCTTGTTTGACGGAGCGCATCAATGACCCATGGCAGGTGGACGCGCGCGCCAGGCGCGAGGTGGCCTGCCTCCAGCAGCTGCGTCACCCCCACGTCATCCGCATGTGGGCGCATGGCCGCTGGCCGGATCCACGCTCGGGCTTCCTCTACATCGTCCTGGACTTCGTGGACGGCTACACGCTGGAACGCTGGGTCGAGCAGACTCACCCAACGCCTCATGAAGTCGTCGTCCTGTTCCGCAAGCTGTTTGACGCCCTGGAGCACCTGCACGGGCACCAGGTCTTCCACCGCGACTTGAGCCTGCGAAACATCCTGGTCTCCAAGGATGGCGAGCCGGTGATCATCGACTTCGGCGCGGCGGACTACGCCACGGCCGACGAGGTGACGGATGGGCCGCTGCCGCCCTGCACCCCGCGCAATCGCAGCCCGGAGGCCCTGCGCTTCTGGAAGGCCCACCAGCACGACCCGGAGGCCCGCTACGCCTTCAAGGCCACGGACGACATCTTCGCGCTCGGAGCCAGTCTGTATGACGTGCTGACGGACCCCACGCCCACGCGCGACAAGCGGAGGCCTCCCCTGGGGGGCTCCGTGATGGCGCCACCCACTCCGCACCGGGCCACCCAGGGGCGCGTTCCGGCGGAGCTGAGCGCCTATGCGATGACGCTGATCCGCCTCGAGCCCGAGGACCGGCCCGCAACGGCCAAGGATGCCAGGCGCCCGCTGGAGGAGTTCGCCCGCTTCGAGGGGCAAGACTGGCGCGGCACGCCCATTCACCCGGTTGCCTCGCAGCTCCCACCCGAACCCGTCGACGCGGCGCCCGTGCCCGCTCCAGCACGGGAACTCGAGGGTTCGCAGGTGCCCGCCGCTTCGTTCGCCGAGGGAGCTGTGTCACCGAACAGCCTCCGCCATGCGTGGCCCCGTCGGGTGCTCGTCGGCTCGCTGGTGTCTGTCGTCCTCGCGGTCGCTGTCGCCGCGCTCGTGCTGCACCGGCCCGTCCCCCTGGCGCCGGCCGAAAAGCCGACAACCCGCCCCAGTCAGTTACCCTCGCCACTCCCTACCCAGAAGGAGGCGAGCCCTTCCGTGACTCCACCTGACACCACCCCGACGCTCACCCGCGCCGTACCTCCCCCTCCAGCAGAGCCAAAGGCCAGCGGGAGGCGCTTATCCTCGAAGGCGCAGCGGTGCGCGCTCCTCGTGTTCTCCCTGGAATGGTTGGGGGCGGGCTGCGCCGGGGTGCAGACGCGACCTCCTCCCGAGGACTGCCCCGAGGGGTCCACGAAGGCGATGGAACAAGAGCTCGGGTGGTTCCTGGAAAGCATCAACGCACCCCTCATCAACCTCGACGTGACGCAGCCACACCCGGACCAGCTGGGCGTGGAGCGGACGGAGGAAAACCTGTGGGCGGTGTACAAGGATGGGCCCATCACGGGTTCGTTGGTCGAGACCCATGGCAATGCCCCCGCGGGCACGCGGGTGGATGGGCACCTGTGGACCACGGGGGATAGAATCTACGGCCGTTATGTCCGAGCCCGCCTTCCTGACGGGCGCACCGTGCCGATCTGCCTCGAGCTGACGGATGGTGGCGATGCCGACACCGACGTGGGCTTTCCCAAGGAGAAGAGCTCGAAGCCAGGCCACACCGTCGGCAGCAAGATCGCCAATTCGATGGCGGTCGAGCGCTGGAGGTGA
- a CDS encoding peptidase M16 family protein, whose product MRNEETAAALLEILYELERIGVTDVAAEELKTAQRFQSGAYLLRSQSQQAFASLPGTYWVVGMPPKAVSEFVPKVNAVTAEQVREAAKKLFTSGNQTIVVVGDEKVEMELEQVGQVREVKG is encoded by the coding sequence GTGCGCAACGAGGAGACGGCCGCCGCGCTGCTGGAGATCCTCTACGAGCTGGAGCGCATCGGCGTGACGGACGTGGCCGCCGAGGAACTGAAGACCGCTCAGCGCTTCCAGTCGGGGGCCTACCTGCTGCGCAGCCAATCCCAGCAAGCCTTCGCCTCGCTGCCGGGCACTTACTGGGTGGTGGGGATGCCGCCCAAGGCGGTGAGCGAGTTCGTGCCGAAGGTGAACGCCGTCACGGCCGAACAGGTGCGCGAGGCCGCCAAGAAGCTCTTCACTTCGGGCAACCAGACGATCGTGGTTGTGGGCGATGAGAAGGTGGAGATGGAGTTGGAGCAGGTCGGCCAGGTGCGAGAGGTCAAGGGGTAG
- a CDS encoding XRE family transcriptional regulator: MKHGINGFVPERLALVLAARRLSQVQLAAMVGVSPSTISKWHTRQQAPEAETLERLAAVVNVSSEWFTRPIEVEASKPLFRSNAAAHSAARAMLKARLHLGHELAHLLADFVDLPEVNVPSRTFTTPEQISTEDIEAAATECRARWHLGGGPIPNVALALENAGTILVREETGVAQIEGLSAWSTTLARPLVLLVADKDNGFRGRYDASHELGHLVLHRHVPEATAREQHNEMERQAHAFAGAFLMPSESFAAQVRTPVTLDSLLLLKVRWGVSVAAMIMRLSALKIIDEHQKMALFKRRSARWGAKAEPHDSAWPPEEPRLLRRTIDLLVSENVLPLNGVVRHVGTSARDVVMLAGLPERYFEKPATVVEFPKIKRQPEPPTSHSDGTIGELVTFPRRG; this comes from the coding sequence ATGAAGCACGGGATCAACGGCTTCGTTCCCGAGCGCCTTGCTTTGGTGCTCGCTGCGCGGCGGCTTTCCCAGGTTCAACTCGCCGCGATGGTCGGCGTGTCCCCGTCCACCATCAGCAAGTGGCATACGCGCCAGCAGGCGCCAGAGGCAGAGACGCTGGAGCGGCTTGCCGCTGTTGTCAACGTGAGTTCGGAGTGGTTCACGCGCCCCATCGAGGTGGAGGCCTCCAAGCCACTCTTCCGCAGCAATGCGGCAGCGCACAGTGCTGCACGCGCAATGCTGAAGGCTCGTCTCCACTTGGGGCATGAGCTGGCCCACCTGCTGGCAGACTTCGTCGATTTGCCAGAGGTGAACGTGCCCTCACGCACATTCACAACGCCGGAGCAGATCAGTACGGAGGACATAGAGGCTGCGGCCACAGAGTGCCGCGCGCGCTGGCATCTTGGTGGCGGCCCCATTCCGAACGTGGCCCTCGCCCTTGAGAACGCGGGGACCATTCTGGTCCGTGAGGAGACAGGCGTAGCCCAAATCGAAGGCTTGTCGGCCTGGAGCACAACCCTCGCACGTCCGCTCGTGCTACTCGTTGCTGACAAGGACAACGGGTTCCGTGGCCGGTACGACGCCTCGCATGAACTCGGTCACCTTGTGCTCCACCGACATGTTCCAGAGGCTACAGCAAGGGAGCAGCACAACGAGATGGAGCGGCAGGCACACGCTTTCGCTGGCGCATTCCTCATGCCCTCCGAGAGTTTTGCGGCACAGGTCCGAACCCCCGTCACGTTGGACAGCCTTCTTCTCCTCAAGGTGCGGTGGGGTGTGTCGGTTGCGGCGATGATCATGCGGCTTTCAGCGCTCAAGATCATCGACGAGCACCAGAAGATGGCCCTCTTCAAGCGCCGCTCTGCACGGTGGGGTGCCAAGGCCGAACCTCACGACTCAGCTTGGCCCCCCGAGGAGCCTCGGCTATTGAGGCGCACGATTGATCTGCTTGTCTCAGAGAACGTGTTGCCGTTAAACGGAGTGGTGCGCCACGTTGGCACCTCGGCGCGTGATGTTGTGATGTTGGCTGGCCTGCCAGAGCGGTACTTCGAGAAGCCAGCCACTGTGGTGGAGTTCCCCAAGATCAAACGGCAGCCTGAGCCACCCACTTCACACAGCGATGGAACGATAGGCGAGTTGGTAACGTTCCCCCGCAGGGGATAG